The Primulina eburnea isolate SZY01 chromosome 18, ASM2296580v1, whole genome shotgun sequence genome segment CCGAATCTACCAACTTCGAAGAACTGGTAGAGAAAGAGCCCTGGCTCTCATCAACAAAACTGGTTGTGAAGCCGGATATGTTATTCGGAAAACGTGGCAAGAGTGGTCTTGTTGTGTTGAACCTGGATTTGGATGGAGTTGCTGCTTTTGTTAAAGAACAGCTTGGAAAAGAAGTATAATAACATTCTGTCACGCTATATCTATGATAATTTCACAAAAATCTATGATATAGACAATGAAGTTTATTGTTGTTTGATTACTCCATTCCATTTATTGAATAGGTAGAGATTGGGGGATGCAGAGGGCTTATTACAACGATCATTGTCGAACCATTTGTTCCACACGACAAAGAATTTTACCTAAACATTGTCTCCGAGAGACTTGGATGCAGCATCAGCTTTTCAGAATGTGGAGGAATTGAAATAGAAGAGAACTGGGATAAGGTACAGCACGCAAAGACTCTTGCGTACTATTATCGTTTGGTTCCAACACTTACCGGAGTAGTACATGCATTATCTTTTATTCTATTCAGGTCAAGACTATCTTCGTGCCAACGGGGGCGATTTTTACATCAGATCTATGTGCCCCACTTGTGACAGCCCTTACTGCGGAGGTGTGAATGAAAGGCATACATGTCTTTCTTTCTTTGTCAATTCTTTGCTTGTGTATAAGCTGAAATTCTTTTACATAATATGTCCAGATTAAAGGGGTGATCAAGGAGTTCATCAAAGTAGTCTATGATTTGTTTTTAGGTATGTTTAATAAACTTAGACCCCAACTTAAACATTACCTACTAGCAAGCACATCTCAGGTAGTTGAATGAACCATCTGTTTTTGGTAATGATCCGAGATCTCATTCGTCTCAGATTTGGACTTCGTGTTTCTTGAGATGAATCCATTCACCTTAGTAGATGGAAAGCCTTATCCTTTGGATATAAGAGGAGAACTCGATGATACtgctgctttcaagaacttcaaaaaGTACGCGACTATGTACAGTTCGAAAATCTACTGATGTTGTCGGCTTAAATCATTTTACATATTAGCATTACACTGTCTTGCAGATGGGGAAATATAGAATTCCCAATGCCGTTTGGGAGAGTCATGAGTCCGAGGGAAAGCTTCATCCATAAACTTGATGAGAAGGTGTGTGCAGATGATCAATCTTTTTTCGTTAATCGTTAGCCTAAAAAATTAGCCGTGGTGACTTTTTTGGCCATCGATTTAGACGAGTGCATCTCTCAAGTTCACAGTCCTGAACCCGAAAGGGCGGATATGGACCATGGTGGCCGGAGGAGGAGCAAGTGTTATTTACGCAGATACTGTACGTTTTTCATCTCATATTTTTCTCTGTTTCTTCCCATTTTATCGAGCCTTACGTATTCTATCATGTTTGAGCACAGGTTGGAGATCTTGGCTTTGCTTCTGAGCTTGGGAACTATGCAGAATACAGCGGTGCCCCGAATGAAGAGGAGGTCTTGCAGTATGCTAGAGTTGTGATAGATGTAAGGACTCTATACTTTTGCATAAATTATCACATTAATTTCTTTCTTTAGTTCCAAACAGAATCTGGCACAAGATAGATGTTGTAACGTGATTTTATGAAACGGACTAGAAAATATTGACGCTTTTCGTGAAGTGCGCGACTGCAGAGCCTGATGGCCGGAAGAGAGCCCTTGTGATCGGTGGTGGGATAGCTAACTTCACCGACGTTGCTGCTACGTTTAGTGGCATTATTCGAGCTCTGAAAGAAAAGGTAAACAACCGGCGGTGTTTTATACTTCACTGAACTCCGGCTTCATCCCCTCTTGCCGGATCATACTCTGCTTAGAAGCACACAAGTAACTTAGCTGCTTTAAAAAACAGGAGGCAAAGCTTAAGGCTTCAAGAATGCATTTATATGTCAGAAGAGGGGGTCCAAATTACCAAAGAGGCCTTGCAAGGATGAGAACTCTTGCAGAAGAAATCAGAGTTCCCGTCGAGGTTATATTAGTAAATTTGTCATATTATCCGTCgcgaaaaaagagagaaaaaaaaaaaaaaccctttaATAACTCACTTCAACTTTGTTAAATTGTAGGTTTATGGACCGGAGGCGACCATGACTGGTATATGCAAACAGGCTATTGAGTGTATCAGTACCGCTGGATGAAGTTAAATCACCAATGATGGTGTCCTACTTTGATTTTCTGTTTGAATTTGCCTAAGATGACAATGTTTAAGTTGTAATAATTTTACATTTTATGtttttcatgaagaagaacTTCAAATAAATGGCATCTAAGCTCGGCATAGTTGATGATGACGTTTAAATTTCGGTTATGACGTAATCCAGAACCATGAAAAAGATATTATCATAAGATGTGTTACATCCGTTAGATTATCGACTATTCATAGGTGTTGCGCTCACACAAAAGATTATCACTACACCGGATTTAATTCATCCTATAGGAGTTGTTCTTGTCTACGCATTGACTTTTGAAACTTCTAAGAATCATTCctataatacataaattttagtgagtaggtctcttatgagatagtctcacgaatctttatctgtgagacggatcaaccataccgatattcacaataaaaagtgatattcttagcataaaaagtaatactttttaggatgactcaaataagagatctgtctgacaaaatacgaccctgagaccgtcttacacaagtttttgtcaattttagTAATTTGAGATTGATCAAAATTAATCATAGATCAACTATATTACAGGAAAGATTAACTGATCGCAAATGCTAACTCGCCAAAACCTAACTGTTTTGAATCATACACTCGTCAATTTCATCGAACGACATTTGGTGGCTCACCTAATTATCTTGCAATGTTTTATGAAAAGAATTTTCAAAACCATTTTAACATTtttatccaaaaaataaaaataaaaatcttagaATTTTAGTttacatataaatcatatatatgttgaaataatatattttattatggaaaaagtaatagttgaatatttgaatgttgaaaataagagttgtaaagttagaaatttgtgtgtgatgatgtaggtaatgatgtattttatttttggattatgtgtaatgaaactctataaatagatctctcatttgtgaagaaaatcacaattgagtagagagaaaaatattataaagtgtgtagtttggtaaattttgagagtttgagatttttactttttactataaatttttactttttcacaacacgttatcagcacgaagctctaaaagtcctacatacttttccaagctccaaacagaagaaaaaggtaacaaaagtaataatatttattttactgttatttatttattgtgtatttatttaatatacaatataatgttattattagaaataataaaaataaatttttcataaacttgttataaatcctgggaggatgttaagacgacatcccacactcctggtaagggatacgacaagtataaaagcctataaggtttttaaacaaaataaattatgacactcattataatattatgatatgatatacataattatttaaacatgtctaatattatatacatcatattattaccataaaattatataaatacatacatttattttttgtacaccaacggtcataaacggtaacaaacggctagtttttgccctataaatatcatctcacaaacacattcaatcactccaactttctcttcttctctaaaaattattcatcatcaaatttttcgaagaaaaaagaagatggctttctcaaggatatttttaattattttggttatcatactcacgagtcttgtatttatcggagaatatcctcctcgtgcgttttctttatttttacaaatacttgtacttgttgtttatccgttactttgtattgcaatatttattaactaataaaatgcatcgtaatttttttagtaccaccatgtcaaatttaacaaagctcgaatttattgcgttcgacatcacgggaaagaattatatgccatggactctagatgtagaaatgcatcttgagtcattggatctaagcgagaccattaaagaaaatggcatatgcacgtcacaagaaaaggcaagagccatgatatttttgcgtcgacatctcgacgatggattgaaatgtgaatatctgactgaaaaaa includes the following:
- the LOC140819533 gene encoding ATP-citrate synthase alpha chain protein 1-like; this translates as MARKKIREYVSKRLLKENFKRISGSELAMKCVQITESTNFEELVEKEPWLSSTKLVVKPDMLFGKRGKSGLVVLNLDLDGVAAFVKEQLGKEVEIGGCRGLITTIIVEPFVPHDKEFYLNIVSERLGCSISFSECGGIEIEENWDKVKTIFVPTGAIFTSDLCAPLVTALTAEIKGVIKEFIKVVYDLFLDLDFVFLEMNPFTLVDGKPYPLDIRGELDDTAAFKNFKKWGNIEFPMPFGRVMSPRESFIHKLDEKTSASLKFTVLNPKGRIWTMVAGGGASVIYADTVGDLGFASELGNYAEYSGAPNEEEVLQYARVVIDCATAEPDGRKRALVIGGGIANFTDVAATFSGIIRALKEKEAKLKASRMHLYVRRGGPNYQRGLARMRTLAEEIRVPVEVYGPEATMTGICKQAIECISTAG